In the Streptomyces sp. f51 genome, one interval contains:
- a CDS encoding HAD-IA family hydrolase, whose product MTSDGTQTDAVAARTQNLRDTITRARFVLFDFDGPVCRLYAGHAAERVARDLVEWLERQGMHGLLTPEEREHPDPLVVLHAVDRRRPRSDLVAELEERFTQQELKAVDKAWPTEYADAVIRTWTAVGARLAITTNNSPHTAARYLEGRDLAACFAPHIYGRTQELRHLKPDPNCLNRALNAFRADPSKALMIGDAPSDLYAAERAGVPFLGYARNPDKEKLLRDAGAEHVVVSLETVLRVLRAMPGRR is encoded by the coding sequence GTGACTTCTGATGGGACGCAGACCGACGCGGTGGCGGCACGGACGCAGAACCTGCGGGACACGATCACCCGGGCGCGCTTCGTGCTCTTCGACTTCGACGGGCCGGTGTGCCGCCTCTACGCGGGGCACGCTGCCGAGAGAGTGGCCAGGGACCTGGTCGAATGGCTCGAACGGCAGGGTATGCACGGCCTGTTGACCCCGGAGGAGCGTGAACATCCCGATCCCCTCGTGGTGCTGCACGCGGTCGACCGGCGGCGCCCGCGCAGCGACCTCGTGGCCGAACTGGAGGAGCGGTTCACCCAGCAGGAGCTCAAGGCCGTGGACAAGGCCTGGCCCACCGAGTACGCGGACGCGGTGATACGGACCTGGACGGCGGTCGGCGCCCGTCTGGCGATCACGACCAACAACTCGCCTCACACGGCCGCCCGTTACCTGGAGGGCCGTGACCTGGCCGCGTGCTTCGCCCCCCACATCTACGGCCGCACCCAGGAACTGCGCCACCTCAAGCCCGACCCGAACTGCCTCAACCGGGCCCTGAACGCTTTTCGGGCGGATCCGTCGAAGGCGCTGATGATCGGCGATGCCCCCTCGGACCTGTACGCGGCCGAACGGGCCGGGGTTCCGTTCCTCGGCTACGCGCGCAACCCCGACAAGGAGAAGCTGCTGCGGGACGCCGGGGCCGAGCACGTCGTGGTGTCGCTGGAGACCGTGCTGCGGGTGCTGCGTGCGATGCCGGGCCGGCGCTGA
- a CDS encoding phosphotransferase has protein sequence MSAVEGPLHGYHHVTYVCPLPGATGKGEPARWKGREPRPGLLWFDRRCFASEEQLLRALDGRIDGIPDLIQVGPTGLQRFIEGKTLGALYGSGGEIPPHLTGQIVSLFEQLARVRPDSLTAERTCTSADRSFEGDTDGFLERLILFTQERVYQRNRPEFEGLFHALGLYGISFDHLRKHASGLTDRPFRLLHADLHRENFVVDKEERLWTIDWELAMFGDPLYDLATHLYLMRYPADQEGWMAEQWCEAVESAAPGGSADWEADLPKLLAYKRAQSVFTDVIRTALSLKQERRVDEGLLAQAGARLQKVLSAGAEPLGMSEVPTPDSVTAALGRWRSDRWAHVYEGDTRGTSSWVAGRLPLQQVRVGGPEPSVDWLL, from the coding sequence GTGAGTGCGGTCGAGGGTCCGCTCCACGGCTACCACCACGTGACGTATGTCTGTCCTCTGCCGGGCGCGACCGGAAAGGGCGAGCCGGCTCGCTGGAAAGGCCGGGAGCCGCGTCCCGGACTGCTCTGGTTCGACCGGCGCTGTTTCGCGTCCGAGGAGCAGTTGCTGCGCGCGCTGGACGGGCGGATCGACGGCATTCCCGACCTCATCCAGGTGGGCCCCACCGGTCTCCAGCGGTTCATCGAGGGAAAGACGCTGGGCGCGCTGTACGGATCCGGCGGCGAGATCCCGCCCCACCTCACCGGGCAGATCGTCTCCCTCTTCGAGCAGTTGGCCCGGGTCAGGCCCGATTCCCTCACCGCGGAAAGGACGTGCACCTCCGCCGACCGCTCCTTCGAAGGTGACACCGACGGATTTCTGGAACGGCTCATCCTGTTCACACAGGAGCGGGTGTACCAGCGGAATAGGCCTGAATTCGAGGGCCTGTTCCACGCCCTCGGGCTGTACGGCATCTCCTTCGACCATCTGCGAAAGCACGCGTCGGGACTCACCGACCGCCCTTTCCGCCTCCTGCACGCCGATCTGCACCGCGAGAATTTCGTGGTCGACAAAGAAGAACGGCTTTGGACGATCGACTGGGAACTGGCGATGTTCGGGGACCCGCTCTACGACCTGGCCACCCACCTCTATCTGATGCGGTATCCGGCGGACCAGGAGGGCTGGATGGCCGAGCAGTGGTGCGAGGCCGTCGAGAGCGCCGCCCCCGGCGGTTCGGCCGACTGGGAGGCGGACCTGCCGAAACTGCTCGCGTACAAGAGGGCCCAGTCCGTCTTCACCGACGTCATCCGGACGGCACTGTCGCTGAAGCAGGAGCGGAGGGTCGACGAGGGTCTTCTCGCGCAGGCGGGCGCCAGACTCCAGAAGGTGCTGAGCGCCGGGGCGGAACCACTGGGGATGAGCGAGGTGCCGACCCCGGATAGCGTCACGGCCGCGCTCGGAAGATGGCGGTCGGATCGCTGGGCCCATGTTTACGAAGGCGATACGCGCGGCACTTCTTCCTGGGTGGCGGGGCGGCTGCCTCTCCAGCAAGTCCGGGTGGGTGGACCGGAACCGAGTGTCGATTGGTTGCTGTGA
- a CDS encoding asparaginase: protein MSAAPRTPEGPSISAGAPGTPGAAPAALPVLAEVVRSGFVEGHHRGSLVVLAADGGVELALGEVTAPVFPRSSNKPMQAAGVLRAGLDLTGERLALAAASHSGEIFHRDLVQKMLVEHGLDAGQLQCPPDLPLDPVEAETYLASGAVRDRVTMNCSGKHTAMLAVCAQRGWPTESYLDPGHPLQQLIHSVVEEAAGEPVAAVGTDGCGAPLMAITLTGLARAFRSFVLAAPGSAERRVADAMRAHPEYVAGTRRPDTWLMREVPGVLSKMGAEAVQAVALPDGRALAFKIDDGGSRALGPVLARALTLLGVDAPVVTRIGSAPLLGGAREVGEIRAAF from the coding sequence ATGTCCGCAGCTCCCCGCACGCCCGAAGGCCCGTCCATATCCGCCGGCGCACCGGGTACACCCGGCGCCGCTCCCGCCGCGCTCCCGGTGCTCGCCGAGGTCGTACGCTCCGGGTTCGTCGAGGGCCACCACCGCGGCAGCCTGGTGGTGCTGGCCGCCGACGGCGGCGTCGAGCTGGCGCTCGGCGAGGTGACGGCACCGGTCTTCCCCCGCTCCTCGAACAAGCCCATGCAGGCGGCGGGCGTCCTGCGCGCGGGCCTGGACCTGACCGGGGAGCGTCTCGCGCTCGCGGCCGCGAGCCACTCCGGTGAGATCTTCCACCGCGATCTGGTCCAGAAGATGCTCGTCGAGCACGGGCTGGATGCCGGGCAGCTCCAGTGCCCGCCGGACCTGCCGCTGGACCCCGTGGAGGCCGAGACCTACCTCGCCTCCGGTGCCGTCCGCGACCGGGTCACCATGAACTGCTCCGGCAAGCACACGGCGATGCTGGCGGTGTGCGCGCAGCGCGGCTGGCCCACCGAGTCCTACCTCGACCCCGGGCACCCGCTCCAGCAGCTGATCCACTCCGTGGTCGAGGAGGCCGCCGGGGAGCCCGTCGCGGCTGTCGGCACGGACGGCTGCGGGGCGCCGCTGATGGCCATCACCCTCACGGGTCTCGCCCGCGCCTTCCGCTCCTTCGTCCTCGCGGCCCCGGGCTCCGCCGAACGCCGGGTGGCGGACGCCATGCGCGCCCACCCCGAGTACGTGGCCGGCACCCGGCGCCCCGACACCTGGCTGATGCGCGAGGTCCCGGGTGTCCTGTCGAAGATGGGCGCCGAGGCCGTCCAGGCGGTCGCCCTGCCCGACGGCCGCGCCCTCGCCTTCAAGATCGACGACGGCGGGAGCCGCGCGCTGGGCCCCGTCCTGGCCCGGGCCCTCACCTTGCTCGGCGTGGACGCCCCGGTGGTCACCCGCATCGGCAGCGCACCGCTGCTGGGCGGCGCCCGAGAGGTGGGCGAGATCCGGGCGGCCTTCTGA
- a CDS encoding GntR family transcriptional regulator, giving the protein MDPEHAVVNGRNRSPRPPRSHREVADELRSRIRSGQLRAGQRMPTQAELAGEFGVERGAVRQALRILQSEHLLANVSKGSPATVADHPERALTGPQAQPQSTMVALAPRITAAFEVPHVEIDALCLTAVSLTLAMGEPLREIHAGRMKPAKVDVRVMLPSRDIDLAFPASVDGLADDRPRLRWLAQRNAQMRVLRHNLLALRTTHGIDVRVSFRALPFTPPVKLYLLNEAEALFAYYTLARRGEEIDHEYLEMYDAQGTQSMLFPFGQGVGPRDTTFVEQSHLWFDALWETISSELLITN; this is encoded by the coding sequence ATGGACCCGGAACATGCCGTCGTCAACGGGCGGAACAGGTCACCACGGCCGCCGAGGTCACACCGAGAGGTGGCCGACGAACTGCGCAGCCGGATCAGGTCCGGCCAGCTGCGGGCCGGCCAGCGCATGCCGACCCAGGCCGAACTGGCCGGCGAGTTCGGCGTCGAACGCGGCGCGGTGCGCCAGGCGTTGCGCATCCTCCAGTCCGAGCACCTGCTGGCCAACGTGTCCAAGGGGAGTCCGGCGACGGTCGCGGACCATCCCGAGAGGGCGCTGACCGGGCCGCAGGCCCAGCCGCAGTCCACGATGGTGGCGCTCGCCCCGCGGATCACGGCGGCCTTCGAGGTCCCGCACGTGGAGATCGACGCGCTGTGTCTGACCGCGGTGTCGCTCACCCTCGCCATGGGCGAGCCGTTGCGCGAGATCCACGCGGGACGCATGAAACCGGCCAAGGTCGACGTCCGGGTGATGCTTCCCAGCCGGGACATCGACCTCGCCTTTCCCGCGTCGGTCGACGGCCTGGCGGACGACCGCCCGCGGCTTCGCTGGCTGGCCCAGCGCAACGCCCAGATGCGGGTGCTGCGGCACAATCTGCTGGCGCTGCGGACCACGCACGGCATCGACGTGCGGGTCTCCTTCCGCGCGCTGCCCTTCACCCCGCCCGTGAAGCTGTACCTGCTCAACGAGGCCGAGGCGCTCTTCGCGTACTACACGCTCGCGCGGCGGGGCGAGGAGATCGACCACGAGTACCTGGAGATGTACGACGCCCAGGGCACGCAGTCGATGCTGTTCCCCTTCGGCCAGGGGGTGGGACCGCGGGACACCACGTTCGTGGAACAGTCCCACCTCTGGTTCGACGCGCTCTGGGAGACGATCAGTTCGGAACTGCTGATCACGAACTGA
- a CDS encoding HAD family hydrolase, translated as MIQDDRTGYGKLNDRGAMRRLARYLTPDPCVIFDFDGPLCRLFPDGSSAPLAEDLRRIVVARGAEQLLVGEARASIDPQVVLKTVYRQRPRSLLAAELEARLAEGETAAAAIAPPTPGADLLVRELSRLGVRVAVATNNAPAAVTAYLRRVEIEGCFEGHIHGRTDDPTLLKPDPDSVERALRGLGAAAHDAVMIGDMPTDGEAAREAKVAFVGYARDEAGAGPLWAAGAELVLSHIELLSTVIRPPLS; from the coding sequence GTGATTCAGGACGACCGGACCGGATACGGAAAGCTGAATGACCGTGGCGCCATGCGAAGGCTTGCGCGGTACCTGACGCCCGACCCGTGTGTGATCTTCGACTTCGACGGGCCCCTCTGCCGGCTCTTCCCGGACGGGTCCTCGGCTCCGTTGGCGGAAGACCTGCGTCGGATCGTGGTCGCACGTGGCGCCGAACAGTTGCTCGTGGGGGAGGCTCGTGCGTCCATCGACCCGCAGGTGGTGCTGAAGACCGTCTACCGGCAGCGCCCTCGCAGTCTCCTGGCGGCCGAGCTCGAGGCGCGACTTGCGGAAGGTGAGACGGCCGCGGCCGCGATCGCGCCGCCCACACCCGGTGCGGATCTGCTGGTCCGCGAGTTGTCGCGACTCGGCGTGCGTGTTGCGGTGGCGACGAACAATGCGCCCGCCGCTGTCACCGCCTACTTGCGAAGAGTCGAGATCGAAGGATGCTTCGAGGGTCACATCCATGGTCGTACCGACGATCCCACCCTTCTCAAGCCCGACCCTGATTCCGTCGAGCGGGCACTGCGGGGTCTCGGGGCCGCGGCTCACGACGCCGTGATGATCGGAGACATGCCTACGGACGGGGAAGCCGCACGCGAAGCCAAGGTGGCATTTGTCGGCTACGCCCGCGACGAGGCGGGTGCCGGTCCGCTCTGGGCTGCGGGTGCCGAACTCGTGCTGTCTCACATCGAGTTGTTGTCGACCGTGATTCGACCACCTCTTTCCTGA
- a CDS encoding GNAT family N-acetyltransferase, translating to MTSHGASDALDPNAGDTIDVRPITARELPDWLRAVKTGFLQPPVVSDEEQVNRASGVILSRTLGAFDGSRCVATFRSFPQELTAVGGAAVPADAISNVTVSPTHRRRGLLTRMMKADLAAARQRGDVAATLIAAEYPIYGRYGFGPATTSTEWTVDVPRTGLDPRWAGPADGGRIDLLDAEDVRKSGPELHERFRRARPGAIDRNDRWWQVNTGVLRFGGTWKEPFYASYRSASGEIEGLVSYTADDSWGDSNQPANTAEVNWLLAVTPAAERALWNYLCSIDWITRVRTGRRAPDDLLPQFLPDPRAARVTRHTDWLWVRILDVVRALEARTYGAEGTLVLDVADGSGPDGGRYRLTAAADGTAACVATAEAADLSLSVADLSTLWLGDESAVRLAALGRVRERREGAARLADALLRTSRRPWCPDVF from the coding sequence ATGACCTCGCACGGTGCCAGCGACGCCCTTGACCCGAACGCCGGCGACACGATCGACGTACGGCCGATCACCGCCCGGGAACTGCCCGACTGGCTGCGTGCCGTGAAGACGGGGTTCCTCCAGCCGCCGGTCGTCTCGGACGAGGAGCAGGTGAACAGGGCCTCCGGGGTCATCCTGTCGAGAACCCTGGGCGCTTTCGACGGTTCCCGCTGTGTGGCGACGTTCAGGTCGTTCCCGCAGGAGCTCACCGCGGTCGGCGGGGCGGCCGTCCCGGCGGACGCGATCTCGAACGTGACCGTCTCGCCCACGCACCGCCGCCGGGGCCTGCTCACCCGCATGATGAAGGCCGACCTGGCGGCGGCGAGGCAGCGCGGCGACGTCGCCGCGACGCTCATCGCCGCCGAGTACCCGATCTACGGCCGTTACGGCTTCGGCCCCGCCACCACCTCCACCGAGTGGACCGTCGACGTACCGCGCACCGGCCTCGACCCCCGCTGGGCGGGTCCGGCCGACGGCGGCCGGATCGACCTCCTGGACGCCGAGGACGTACGCAAGTCGGGCCCCGAACTGCACGAGCGGTTCCGGCGCGCCCGGCCGGGCGCGATCGACCGCAACGACCGGTGGTGGCAGGTCAACACCGGCGTGCTGCGGTTCGGCGGCACCTGGAAGGAACCGTTCTACGCGTCGTACCGCTCGGCGTCGGGCGAGATCGAGGGCCTGGTCTCCTACACGGCGGACGACAGCTGGGGCGACTCCAACCAGCCCGCCAACACGGCCGAGGTGAACTGGCTGCTCGCGGTGACGCCTGCGGCCGAGCGCGCCCTGTGGAACTACCTCTGCTCGATCGACTGGATCACCCGGGTCAGGACCGGCCGCCGTGCCCCCGACGACCTGCTGCCCCAGTTCCTGCCGGACCCGCGCGCAGCCCGCGTCACCCGCCACACGGACTGGCTCTGGGTACGGATCCTGGACGTCGTCCGGGCCCTGGAGGCGCGCACGTACGGGGCCGAGGGGACGCTCGTCCTGGACGTGGCGGACGGGAGCGGTCCCGACGGCGGCCGCTACCGCCTCACGGCCGCCGCGGACGGCACGGCGGCCTGCGTCGCGACCGCGGAGGCTGCGGACCTGTCGCTCTCCGTCGCCGATCTGTCGACCCTGTGGCTCGGGGACGAGTCCGCGGTCAGGCTGGCGGCGCTCGGCCGGGTCCGGGAACGGCGGGAGGGCGCCGCCCGTCTGGCCGACGCCCTGCTGCGGACGTCCAGGCGACCGTGGTGCCCGGACGTCTTCTGA
- a CDS encoding TetR family transcriptional regulator has translation MSDTGLRERKKRRMYQSVSDIAIGLFLEKGFDAVSVAEVAAAAEISKPTLFRYFPSKEDLVLHRFADHETEAARVVEEGRAEGRSAIDALREHFLDGLRREDPVTGLNEHPGILAFHRLLYGTPSLVARMYGYLERSEAALAEALAEPLGAGLDARLAAGQITAVRRILAEENLRRIATGERVTAVRPDAEAAAGRAFARLAAGFPGLA, from the coding sequence ATGAGTGACACCGGTCTGCGCGAACGCAAGAAGCGGCGGATGTACCAGTCCGTCTCCGACATCGCCATCGGCCTCTTCCTGGAGAAGGGTTTCGACGCCGTGTCCGTCGCCGAGGTCGCGGCCGCCGCCGAGATCTCCAAGCCGACGCTGTTCCGGTACTTCCCGTCCAAGGAGGACCTGGTCCTGCACCGCTTCGCGGACCACGAGACCGAGGCCGCGCGGGTCGTCGAGGAGGGCCGGGCCGAGGGGCGCTCCGCGATCGACGCGCTCCGTGAGCACTTCCTGGACGGTCTGCGGCGCGAGGACCCGGTCACCGGGCTCAACGAACACCCCGGCATCCTCGCCTTCCACCGGCTGCTCTACGGGACGCCGTCGCTGGTGGCGCGGATGTACGGGTACCTGGAGCGGTCCGAGGCCGCGCTCGCCGAAGCACTCGCGGAGCCGCTGGGGGCGGGGCTCGACGCGCGGCTGGCCGCCGGACAGATCACGGCCGTGCGCCGCATCCTCGCCGAGGAGAACCTGCGGCGGATCGCGACGGGGGAGCGGGTGACGGCCGTACGTCCGGACGCCGAGGCGGCCGCCGGGCGGGCCTTCGCGCGGCTGGCGGCCGGATTCCCGGGGCTGGCGTGA
- a CDS encoding winged helix-turn-helix domain-containing protein — protein MVVTQENVVVSDSSRRLSPQEIADVLRDRIRTGELKAGDRLPTQAELADEFGVERGTVRLALRELQEDGLLSNVSKGSPPRIAEVTPTRNGPQPTMVGLAPRLAETFSVPHVRIDAVCLTAETLTLALGEPLRQIHDGRLRPERVDVRILLPSRKINLAFPISVDGHGGDDDPVHRRWLEQRNAQGHVLRHNLQSLSKTHGVEVHVAFRALPFTPPVKLYLLNESEALMAYYTIMRREESTQEDGVLDMYDALGSASLLFSFEKRAGGRDTAFVEESQTWFDALWETITTDLRLSP, from the coding sequence TTGGTCGTGACTCAGGAGAACGTTGTGGTGAGTGACAGCAGTAGAAGGCTTTCGCCCCAGGAGATCGCCGATGTCCTGCGGGACCGCATCCGGACCGGCGAGCTGAAGGCCGGCGACCGTCTGCCCACCCAGGCGGAACTGGCCGACGAGTTCGGCGTCGAACGCGGCACGGTCCGCCTCGCCCTGCGTGAACTCCAGGAAGACGGCCTGCTCAGCAATGTCAGCAAGGGCAGTCCGCCGCGGATCGCTGAGGTCACCCCCACCCGGAACGGGCCGCAGCCGACCATGGTGGGCCTCGCCCCCCGTCTCGCCGAGACGTTCTCCGTCCCCCATGTGCGGATCGACGCGGTGTGTCTCACCGCGGAGACGCTGACGCTGGCACTGGGCGAGCCGCTCCGCCAGATCCACGACGGCAGGCTCCGCCCGGAGCGCGTCGACGTCCGGATCCTCCTGCCCAGCCGGAAGATCAACCTGGCGTTCCCCATCTCCGTCGATGGCCACGGCGGCGACGACGACCCCGTCCACAGACGTTGGCTGGAGCAGCGCAACGCCCAGGGCCATGTCCTGCGCCACAACCTCCAGTCCCTGAGCAAGACCCACGGTGTCGAGGTCCATGTCGCCTTCAGGGCGCTGCCCTTCACCCCGCCGGTGAAGCTGTACCTGCTCAACGAGTCGGAGGCACTGATGGCGTACTACACGATCATGAGGCGGGAGGAGTCGACCCAGGAGGACGGAGTGCTGGACATGTACGACGCCCTCGGCTCCGCGTCTCTCCTCTTCTCCTTCGAGAAGAGGGCCGGCGGACGGGACACCGCGTTCGTGGAAGAGTCCCAGACGTGGTTCGACGCCCTCTGGGAAACCATCACCACGGACCTGAGACTTTCCCCGTGA
- a CDS encoding AAA family ATPase: protein MTPTDRAHQPVPQPAPDLPLTRALSRERAFHDVCRAALTAMVDGAEEHVVTGEDVSASGADAEVLGHQLRSRAKEMRELPQGPLFFGRLDFQDSAAAAGDHAGQSYHIGRLRIREHPAAPPLVVDWRAPVSRAFYQAGARDPQGVAVRRRFGWAPGSRGDSADLTGLEDEPLGTEPTGPGADGGAAPAPAGSILAEEIERPRVGPMRDIAATIQPEQDDLVRADLAASVCVQGAPGTGKTAVGLHRAAYLLYTHPQRVRRGGLLILGPNRVFLSYIAEVLPALGETGVRQSTVGEEIASRPVTGEDGERAAVVKHDARMARVLRRALYGNIGAPADGLAVPDGTYRWRVPVAVLRRIVEDVRAEEPPYAVGRERVRTRVVRHVRARAELRAGPQTNAWAQRISRARPVGAYVDAVWPRVRPEELLALLLSDAGALERAADGILDADERRAVLWERPPRSWKSARWSAADLVLLDEIAGMIEHPEGYGHLVIDEAQDLSPMECRAVARRAAFGSLTVLGDLAQGTTPWAAREWGELLAHLGRPDAVVVPLTAGFRVPGVIVGLANQVLERLGVDVPPARSLRGDGELRIRPVSDPVAGTVAAVREALAHEGAIGVIAADAEVAAVREALGAAGIAAAGADEPGARVAVLPASLAKGLEYDHVVAVEPAAIAEAEERGLHRLYVVLTRAVSRLDVVHARPLPW from the coding sequence ATGACGCCGACCGACCGCGCCCATCAGCCTGTCCCGCAGCCCGCCCCCGACCTGCCGCTCACCCGCGCCCTCTCGCGTGAACGCGCCTTTCACGACGTCTGCCGTGCCGCGCTCACCGCGATGGTCGACGGCGCCGAGGAGCACGTCGTCACCGGCGAGGACGTCTCCGCCTCCGGAGCCGACGCCGAAGTGCTCGGCCATCAGCTGCGCAGCCGGGCCAAGGAGATGCGGGAACTGCCCCAGGGCCCCCTGTTCTTCGGCCGGCTGGACTTCCAGGACTCGGCCGCGGCGGCCGGCGATCACGCCGGGCAGAGCTATCACATCGGGCGGCTGCGGATCAGGGAGCACCCCGCCGCCCCGCCCCTGGTCGTCGACTGGCGCGCACCCGTCTCGCGCGCCTTCTACCAGGCCGGCGCCCGTGACCCCCAGGGCGTCGCCGTCCGCCGGCGCTTCGGCTGGGCCCCCGGCAGCCGGGGCGACTCCGCCGACCTCACGGGACTGGAGGACGAACCCCTCGGGACGGAGCCGACCGGCCCCGGAGCCGACGGGGGCGCGGCCCCCGCACCGGCGGGCTCGATCCTCGCCGAGGAGATCGAGCGCCCCCGCGTCGGCCCCATGCGCGACATCGCCGCCACCATCCAGCCCGAACAGGACGATCTCGTACGGGCCGATCTCGCGGCCTCGGTCTGCGTGCAGGGCGCTCCGGGCACCGGCAAGACGGCCGTCGGCCTGCACCGGGCCGCCTACCTCCTCTACACGCATCCGCAGCGCGTCCGGCGCGGCGGCCTGCTGATCCTCGGCCCCAACCGCGTCTTCCTCTCGTACATCGCGGAGGTCCTTCCCGCGCTCGGCGAGACCGGGGTGCGCCAGTCGACCGTCGGGGAGGAGATCGCGTCCCGCCCGGTGACCGGCGAGGACGGCGAACGGGCGGCGGTCGTCAAGCACGACGCCCGGATGGCCCGGGTGCTGCGCCGGGCGCTGTACGGGAACATCGGCGCACCGGCCGACGGCCTCGCCGTACCGGACGGCACCTACCGCTGGCGGGTCCCCGTCGCCGTACTGCGCCGGATCGTGGAGGACGTACGCGCCGAGGAACCGCCGTACGCCGTGGGGCGGGAGCGGGTGCGGACACGGGTCGTGCGCCATGTGCGGGCACGGGCCGAGCTGCGGGCCGGACCGCAGACGAACGCCTGGGCGCAGCGGATCTCGCGGGCCCGGCCGGTCGGTGCGTACGTCGACGCGGTGTGGCCCCGGGTGCGCCCCGAGGAACTGCTCGCCCTGCTGCTCAGCGACGCCGGGGCGCTGGAGCGGGCGGCCGACGGGATCCTCGACGCCGACGAGCGGAGGGCGGTCCTGTGGGAGAGGCCGCCGCGTTCGTGGAAGTCGGCGCGGTGGTCGGCCGCCGATCTCGTCCTCCTCGACGAGATCGCCGGGATGATCGAACACCCCGAGGGATACGGCCACTTGGTGATCGACGAGGCGCAGGACCTGTCGCCGATGGAGTGCCGGGCCGTCGCGCGGCGGGCCGCCTTCGGGTCGCTGACCGTGCTCGGGGACCTCGCGCAGGGCACGACTCCCTGGGCGGCGCGGGAGTGGGGCGAACTCCTCGCCCATCTGGGCAGACCGGACGCCGTCGTCGTACCGCTGACGGCCGGGTTCCGGGTGCCCGGGGTGATCGTCGGGCTCGCCAACCAGGTGCTGGAGCGCCTGGGGGTGGACGTCCCGCCGGCCCGGTCGCTGCGCGGGGACGGCGAGTTGAGGATCCGGCCGGTCTCCGATCCGGTGGCCGGGACCGTCGCGGCCGTACGCGAGGCGCTCGCGCACGAGGGGGCGATCGGTGTCATCGCCGCCGACGCGGAGGTCGCGGCGGTGCGGGAGGCGCTGGGCGCCGCGGGGATCGCCGCCGCCGGGGCCGACGAGCCGGGCGCCCGGGTCGCGGTGCTGCCCGCGAGTCTGGCCAAGGGGCTCGAGTACGACCATGTCGTGGCCGTGGAGCCGGCGGCGATCGCGGAGGCCGAGGAGCGGGGTCTGCACCGCCTCTATGTGGTGCTGACCCGCGCGGTGTCGCGCCTGGACGTGGTCCACGCGCGCCCCCTGCCCTGGTGA
- a CDS encoding ATP/GTP-binding protein: MTKALLLVIFLIGLIAQFVKPVGDALEGKAYLGGALLSLVGYVLYAEVQRLNTAHEVQREETGVLHAVARRLEEELQRLSEGVRHLDEGRLLGARELVTPDDLKAEFEKALEAGGDVRLSAMGFTGETFARPLERILESIPENPQRTLRIRVLVPDFTQSIEVPGLVGADGKVTDAPAFRMSLARQIEGHEALLKRQAVRMRHKRQGDLDVQFRAMHMSPSLKLYLINDDQVFEGIYDKIELRHGEYDSGSPAGEGDEASGGQILDLLGYDSLLTRWRWDEDQRSRDVIARRQRLFDTFWDVAHELSEISARSGARAS, encoded by the coding sequence GTGACCAAGGCGCTGCTGCTGGTCATTTTCCTCATCGGGCTGATCGCGCAGTTCGTGAAGCCCGTGGGTGACGCGCTAGAAGGAAAGGCGTACCTCGGCGGGGCCCTGCTCAGTCTCGTGGGCTATGTGCTCTACGCCGAGGTTCAGCGGCTGAATACAGCTCATGAGGTTCAGCGCGAGGAGACGGGTGTTCTGCATGCGGTGGCCCGACGCCTCGAAGAGGAGTTGCAGCGCCTGAGTGAAGGCGTTCGGCACCTCGACGAGGGACGTCTCCTGGGGGCGCGGGAACTCGTCACTCCGGACGACTTGAAGGCCGAGTTCGAGAAAGCGCTCGAGGCTGGTGGTGACGTCCGGCTTTCCGCCATGGGGTTTACGGGGGAGACGTTCGCGCGGCCGCTCGAACGGATACTGGAGAGCATCCCGGAGAATCCGCAGCGAACGCTGCGGATACGCGTTCTCGTGCCCGATTTCACGCAGTCCATCGAGGTGCCAGGGCTGGTCGGGGCGGACGGAAAGGTCACGGACGCCCCCGCGTTCCGCATGAGCCTGGCGCGACAGATCGAGGGTCACGAGGCACTCCTCAAGCGGCAGGCGGTTCGGATGCGGCACAAGCGTCAGGGTGACCTTGACGTCCAATTCCGTGCCATGCACATGTCGCCCTCGCTCAAGCTCTACCTGATCAACGACGACCAGGTCTTCGAGGGCATCTACGACAAGATCGAGCTGCGCCACGGCGAGTACGACTCGGGAAGTCCGGCGGGTGAAGGGGATGAGGCATCCGGCGGGCAGATCCTGGATCTGCTGGGCTACGACTCGTTGCTGACGCGATGGCGTTGGGACGAGGACCAACGGTCGAGGGATGTCATCGCCCGTCGGCAGAGGCTGTTCGACACGTTCTGGGATGTCGCACACGAACTGTCGGAGATCTCTGCGAGGAGTGGGGCGCGGGCTTCGTAG